Proteins encoded by one window of Martelella endophytica:
- a CDS encoding DUF4031 domain-containing protein, whose amino-acid sequence MAVYVDDMKWPFKGMVMCHMLADTTEELHAMAALLGMERRWVQYPGTPKEHYDIPMQRRVLAVEAGAIEVNWRFVVGLIRSRRDDAT is encoded by the coding sequence ATGGCCGTCTACGTCGATGATATGAAATGGCCCTTCAAGGGCATGGTCATGTGCCACATGCTGGCCGACACGACCGAGGAGCTGCATGCGATGGCCGCGCTGCTGGGCATGGAGCGCCGCTGGGTGCAATATCCCGGCACGCCAAAAGAACATTACGACATTCCGATGCAGCGCCGGGTTCTGGCCGTGGAGGCCGGTGCGATCGAGGTCAACTGGCGGTTCGTCGTCGGCCTCATTCGCAGCCGACGCGACGACGCGACCTAA
- the dgt gene encoding dGTP triphosphohydrolase, with protein sequence MDWSRLLDLDRLWNPGYQADPRRPAYDQDADRISFSAPFRRLANKTQVHPLYDNDHIHHRLIHSVETASVGRSLGLDVGWWLEQEGKVEKGGQAAVAGLVHAACLAHDIGNPPFGHSGEDAIGAWFAEKFDRGEGLFSDHEGCFAAEFEAFEGNAQGFRILNSLEMNRRGGMRLTHGTLGAFIKYPVTAATRNTLGARESGLKKFGVFETERSALEEVASRTGMIAGDQSGTWWRRHPLVFLVEAADDICYNILDLEDAFTARDLAYGDVAPLLSEVAGFSPREDRGDTAEEKIALLRAVAIGRAFESCSAAFAANHDTIMEGRFRGGLIEASALAGPFAEIGRLASERIFTSPRKTELEVMGRNLVHRVLDGVLPVFEALEAAEWDESRLTGYPSQLRRALGIDLRTAKDRYGALHTLADYVSGMTDRYAVKVAGIIRA encoded by the coding sequence ATGGACTGGAGCAGACTGCTCGATCTCGACCGGCTCTGGAATCCCGGCTATCAGGCGGATCCACGCCGGCCGGCCTATGACCAGGATGCCGACCGCATCAGCTTTTCCGCGCCGTTTCGCAGGCTTGCCAACAAGACGCAGGTCCACCCGCTCTACGACAATGACCACATCCACCACCGGCTGATTCATAGCGTCGAGACGGCAAGCGTCGGGCGGTCGCTCGGCCTCGATGTCGGTTGGTGGCTGGAGCAGGAGGGCAAGGTCGAGAAGGGCGGACAGGCGGCCGTTGCCGGTCTCGTCCACGCCGCATGCCTTGCGCATGACATCGGCAATCCGCCCTTCGGCCATTCCGGGGAGGATGCGATCGGCGCCTGGTTTGCCGAGAAGTTTGATCGCGGGGAGGGTCTCTTCTCAGATCACGAGGGCTGCTTCGCGGCAGAGTTCGAGGCCTTCGAGGGCAATGCACAGGGTTTCCGCATTCTGAACAGTCTCGAGATGAACCGCCGCGGCGGCATGCGGCTGACGCACGGCACGCTCGGCGCCTTCATCAAGTATCCGGTCACGGCAGCCACACGCAATACGCTCGGAGCGCGGGAGAGCGGCCTGAAGAAATTCGGCGTGTTCGAGACCGAGCGCAGCGCGCTTGAGGAAGTCGCGTCCCGCACCGGCATGATCGCCGGCGATCAGAGCGGGACCTGGTGGCGCCGCCATCCGCTGGTCTTCCTCGTCGAGGCGGCCGACGACATCTGCTACAACATCCTCGACCTCGAAGATGCCTTCACCGCGCGCGACCTGGCCTATGGCGATGTGGCACCGCTGCTGTCGGAGGTTGCGGGTTTCTCGCCGCGCGAGGACCGCGGTGACACGGCCGAGGAAAAGATCGCGCTGCTGCGCGCCGTTGCCATCGGCCGCGCCTTCGAGAGTTGCAGCGCAGCCTTCGCGGCCAACCACGACACCATCATGGAGGGCCGGTTCCGCGGCGGCCTGATCGAGGCTTCGGCGCTTGCCGGACCCTTTGCCGAGATCGGCCGACTGGCGAGCGAGCGCATCTTCACCTCGCCGCGCAAGACCGAGTTGGAGGTGATGGGGCGCAATCTCGTGCACCGGGTCCTTGACGGCGTGCTGCCGGTATTCGAAGCGCTGGAGGCTGCGGAATGGGACGAAAGCCGGCTGACGGGCTATCCCTCCCAGCTTCGCCGTGCGCTCGGTATCGACCTGAGGACGGCGAAGGATCGCTATGGCGCACTTCACACGCTCGCCGACTATGTCTCCGGCATGACGGACCGCTATGCGGTGAAGGTGGCAGGCATCATCCGCGCCTGA
- a CDS encoding J domain-containing protein — MIDPYEVLGIDRDADEKAVRAAYRRLAKDAHPDSGGDGEKFAALQSSYDLLKDPVRRKVYDDTGYDPELADPKDLKGLMLLEPLVNEMILDEREPGSFDPVAAMRRKLSDDILKSRFHILELERHRARVRKHMDRIARKSRESAGSDVLGSMLRSRSESIAEAIRNAETQIDAIEQAYSMLENYSYELDRADAGNDVEDDAGEDRRDDAAE, encoded by the coding sequence TTGATCGACCCTTATGAAGTACTGGGCATAGACCGCGATGCGGATGAGAAGGCTGTCCGGGCTGCCTATCGGCGGCTTGCCAAGGACGCTCATCCCGACAGCGGCGGCGATGGCGAGAAATTCGCCGCGCTGCAGTCATCCTACGATCTTCTCAAGGACCCCGTCCGCCGCAAGGTCTATGACGATACCGGCTATGACCCGGAGCTTGCCGACCCGAAGGACCTCAAGGGCCTGATGCTGCTGGAGCCGCTGGTCAACGAGATGATCCTCGACGAACGTGAACCGGGCAGTTTCGATCCGGTTGCGGCAATGCGTCGCAAGCTTTCCGACGATATCCTGAAAAGCCGCTTCCACATTCTCGAACTGGAGCGTCATCGGGCCCGGGTGCGCAAGCACATGGACAGGATAGCCCGAAAGAGCCGCGAAAGCGCCGGCTCGGATGTGCTCGGTTCGATGCTGCGCTCGCGCAGCGAATCGATTGCCGAAGCCATCCGCAACGCCGAAACCCAGATCGACGCCATCGAGCAGGCCTACAGCATGCTCGAGAACTATTCCTACGAGCTTGACCGCGCCGACGCCGGCAACGATGTGGAAGACGATGCCGGCGAGGATCGCCGCGACGACGCGGCGGAATGA